In the Candidatus Melainabacteria bacterium RIFOXYA2_FULL_32_9 genome, ATTATAATATAATAGAAACTAAGAAATTAATTTTAACTAAAGTTATTGTAAGTAAGAAAAGTATTAGATAGGGAATCACTGATGGCAGAAGATAAAGAACAACGTACAATAATGGTTCCATTAGATGATCTGGATGATGATGACGCACCAGAAACTTCAGATCAACTTGCCCATGAATTAGCTACAATTCAACAGGCTGCAAAGCGTATTGCTATTATTGGAAGTAGAAATTTACCAATTACGCATCAACAGATTATTGAAACACTAACTTTTGCTCTTGCAGCTCAGGGTAATACAATCATTACCAGTGGTGGATCTAGTGGTACTAACGCTGCGGCTATCAGAGGAACAATGAAATCTAATCCTGAAAAGCTTAAAGTTATCCTTCCTCAAACTATAGGACAGCAACCATCTGATGTTCAAGATCAACTTATTGGTGTACCAAATATTGTAGAGCATCCTGACAGAGCTATGATGACCTTAGCAGATGCCAGCAGGATTTGTAACAGAGAAATTATTGATGATTGTCAACAATTGGTCTGTTTCCTGTCTCATACCAGCGGTACGCTTCATAAAGCTGTAGCATATGCTGAGGAAACTCACAAAGTAGTAACAGTATTCTACTTAGATTAGTTCTAATAATATTATAATACTTATATTTAAGGATGCACAGATTGTGCATCCTTTTCGTCTGACAGATTATTAAATAATTTTCTATCTTGAGTTTATAAAAAATTAACTTAATATTTCAATAGACTTGGTATATAAAAAAGTGCATTTAGCATATAAATAAAGTAAGAGTTTTCTTTGTTGATAGATTTTGTATGAGGATGGTTGATCATGGGGAAAAAAAGAGCACTGATAAGCGTCTACGACAAAAGGGGAATTGTGGATTTTGCACGTGAGCTTGTTCAAAAACACGACTATGAAATAATCTCAACGGGTGGAACTTATGAAACCTTAAAAGAAAATGGAATTGAGTCAATAGAAATTGCTGATGTGACAGGTTTTCCTGAATTATTAGGCGGTAAGGTTAAAACGTTACATCCAAGGGTATTTGCAGGCATTTTAGCTTCAAGAACTCATCAGGATGAAATTAATGAGATTAAAGAAAAAGATATTCAGCCTGTTGATATGGTAGTGGTTAATCTCTATCCATTTGAAGAAGCCTCAAAAGACTTTTATATGGAAATACAAAGCCTTATACAATTCATAGATATTGGAGGAGTATCCCTTCTAAGAGCTGCGGCTAAGAATTTTTTCTATGTAACACCTGTATATTCTCCTGATTTGTATGATAAAGTTCTTAAGGAATTGGAAGAAAATATTGGAAATACAACATATGAGCTTAGAAAAGAACTTGCTATAAACACTTTTCAATATACTTCTACTTATGATGCAATTATTTCAGAACAGTTTTATGTAAGAACTGCTGCTATTTCCATGGATCAAATGCCGGAAATCTTTAATCTTGCACTTAAGAAAAAGCAGGAACTTAGATATGGCGAAAATCCACACCAAAAAGCAGCTCTTTACAAATCACACTTAAATGTTGATTTTGAATTATTACACGGAAAAGAGTTATCTTATAACAATTTGGTCGACTTAACATCTGCATTAAATATTGTAAGTGAATTTATTGATGTCCCTGCGGCATGTATCATCAAGCATAATAATCCCTGCGGAGTAGCATTGGGTGAAAATATCACTAATGCTTATGTAAAAGCATTTAATTGTGATCCCATAAGTGCCTTTGGCGGTATTATCGGTCTTAATGAACCCGTCACCAAGGAAATAGCAGAATATGCCAAAGATATCTTTCTTGAAGTTATAGTTGCTCCTGATTTTACTGAGGAAGCGCTTGAAATATTAACAGCTAAGAAAAATTTAAGATTGGTAAAAGTTCCAATGAGTATGCTGGAATACAGATATACTCAAAAATTCGATATCAAAAACTTGCCTTTTGGCACTTTAATCCAAACTACAGATAATGTTGAATTGACAAAAGATAATTTTAACGTGGTTACGTCTCACAAACCAACTCCTGAACAGGTTGAGGATATGGTTTTTGCCTGGAAAGTTGTAAAGCATGTGGGTTCAAATGCCATCGTGGTTGCAAAAGATAAACGTATTCTTGGAATAGGAATGGGACAAACGAGTCGTATTGCTTCAATGGAAATAGCATTATCAAGAGCTTGCAATGAAACTAAAGATGCTGTAATAGCAAGTGATGGCTTCTTCCCGGCAGTTGATAACATTCATGCGGCAGCTCAGGCAAGAATTGGTGCAATTATACAGCCTGGTGGCAGTATAAAAGATAAAGATGTTATTGATGAAGCTGAAAAATACAATATTGCAATGATTTGTACAGGAATAAGACATTTTAAACATTAATATATCTGAAATAAGGGGAGGATTGTTTTTGAGGAAACTGAGCAAAACTATTTTGCACAGCAACTAGAAAGCAAT is a window encoding:
- a CDS encoding DNA recombination-mediator protein A; translation: MVPLDDLDDDDAPETSDQLAHELATIQQAAKRIAIIGSRNLPITHQQIIETLTFALAAQGNTIITSGGSSGTNAAAIRGTMKSNPEKLKVILPQTIGQQPSDVQDQLIGVPNIVEHPDRAMMTLADASRICNREIIDDCQQLVCFLSHTSGTLHKAVAYAEETHKVVTVFYLD
- a CDS encoding bifunctional phosphoribosylaminoimidazolecarboxamide formyltransferase/IMP cyclohydrolase; translation: MGKKRALISVYDKRGIVDFARELVQKHDYEIISTGGTYETLKENGIESIEIADVTGFPELLGGKVKTLHPRVFAGILASRTHQDEINEIKEKDIQPVDMVVVNLYPFEEASKDFYMEIQSLIQFIDIGGVSLLRAAAKNFFYVTPVYSPDLYDKVLKELEENIGNTTYELRKELAINTFQYTSTYDAIISEQFYVRTAAISMDQMPEIFNLALKKKQELRYGENPHQKAALYKSHLNVDFELLHGKELSYNNLVDLTSALNIVSEFIDVPAACIIKHNNPCGVALGENITNAYVKAFNCDPISAFGGIIGLNEPVTKEIAEYAKDIFLEVIVAPDFTEEALEILTAKKNLRLVKVPMSMLEYRYTQKFDIKNLPFGTLIQTTDNVELTKDNFNVVTSHKPTPEQVEDMVFAWKVVKHVGSNAIVVAKDKRILGIGMGQTSRIASMEIALSRACNETKDAVIASDGFFPAVDNIHAAAQARIGAIIQPGGSIKDKDVIDEAEKYNIAMICTGIRHFKH